In Gadus morhua chromosome 2, gadMor3.0, whole genome shotgun sequence, a single window of DNA contains:
- the LOC115560294 gene encoding uncharacterized protein LOC115560294 — protein MDCSSEDTQGSNSANWMYRDPRTLSPLSSPAKDYSASSIVDGESQLSEAQDNDEHVQSGGVAMEAGDLKAVQPVHHWLQEYAVYLAGFNLSFLHIGEDSELEVDTAMRDDGWPVSTQIRLNPAALGVLRFTTGICVEAIITHQKQADCWGCQSDCPSQRRHCCMQGSTHHHYESHYDTICDILDRPPFLLLLETVLKKTIGLTVSPGKIYGVVDSFLCDLLGNTYDTEKLDLITSEGVPDEQLLLIYEATQMWRNTLSFGNTRPGVKRRL, from the exons atggactgctcatcagaagatACCCAAGGATCAAACAGCGCTAACTGGATGTATAGGGACCCTCGCACCCTGTCGCCCCTGTCTTCTCCCGCCAAGGACTACTCGGCATCGAGCATTGTGGACGGTGAAAGCCAGTTGTCTGAGG cacaggaCAATGATGAACATGTACAAAGTGGGGGCGTGGCTATGGAGGCTGGTGATTTAAAGGCCGTACAACCTGTACACCACTGGCTTCAGGAGTATGCTGTCTATCTGGCCGGATTTAATCTGTCCTTCCTACacatcggagaggacagtgagctggaggtggacactgctatgagagatgacggatggcctgtatcaacacagatccgtttaaaccctgcgGCGCTGGgtgttctgcgatttaccactGGTATCTGCGTGGAAGCCATCATCACacatcagaagcaagcggactgctggggGTGCCAAagtgattgcccaagtcaacgacgccattgCTGCATGCAAGGatcgacacatcatcactatgAATCCCATTACGATACCATATGTGATATATTGGATAGACCCCCATTCCTGctacttttagaaactgttttaaagaagactatagggttgactgtgtccccaggaaaaatctatggtgtggtcgaTTCTTTTCTATGTGATTTATTGGGCAACACCTAtgataccgaaaaactggatttaatAACCAGCGAAGGTGTGCCCGATGAACAGCTGCTTTTGATATATGAagccacacaaatgtggcgTAATACATTGTCATTCGGTAATACAAGGCCTGGTGTCAAGCGTCGTTTATAA